One part of the Candidatus Borreliella tachyglossi genome encodes these proteins:
- the secA gene encoding preprotein translocase subunit SecA translates to MLRAIFETTIGSKSKRDLKNYLPALRNINKLESWALSLADEDFVRETEKFKNELKEGKVLENILERAFALSREAARRRLKERPYDVQLIAGLVLHQGKIIEMKTGEGKTLSSVQAAYLNSLTGEGVIIVTVNDYLAERDSNWMKPVFELLGVSVGVVLSNMDSDRRKLEYSKDITYVTNNELGFDYLRDNMRFDASQKSLRSFNYCIIDEIDSILIDEARTPLIISGSTEGDTKAYLEVNSLVSLLKECSKDPKTGDYPLEIDDLDGDYTIDEKGKRISFTANGLNNLEKILISKGIISGSMYVDSNFNYVHYMTQALKAHLLFLKDREYIVGGSGVEIVDEFTGRILTGRRYSDGLHQAIEAKEGVRVASENKTMATITFQNLFRMFKKISGMTGTADTEAKEFHRIYNLDVVVVPTNRLVARIDEDDVIYYTEEFKFNAITDEVYEAYKRGQPVLVGTVSIEKSEILSYMFGRKGIKHEVLNAKNHFREALIIAEAGAKHAVTIATNMAGRGTDIKLGGNLEHRARKKVGTGASIEELQRAMQDEREQYLKDYEEVKDLGGLYVIGSERHESRRIDNQLRGRGGRQGDPGRSRFYVSLEDDLMRLFAGDNLRALMGKLGMNSGEPIAHSLLTRSLVNAQKRVEDRNFEIRKHLLEYDDVITKHREFIYAQRNSILEDDNIKERLLLSLREYLDFLFDSVKGEVVTSSVINEINLIFASMMESIGSVEGMSILGFKDKLMEIAKSNLFAKEDLIGSELLNEFLRYEYLRNIDSKFQEHLSNLDSLRESVYLRSYANKNPITEYKEEGFAIFSELVKDIKVDTLRRALQIKVDVDPNGYKNKKSKNISATHKKFSSIVSGKEDASSGGQIVRSTPKIGRNEPCYCGSGKKYKNCHGRN, encoded by the coding sequence ATGTTAAGAGCAATATTTGAAACAACTATTGGTTCGAAAAGTAAGAGAGATTTGAAAAATTATCTTCCTGCTTTAAGAAATATTAATAAGCTTGAGTCTTGGGCACTCTCTTTAGCAGATGAAGATTTTGTTAGGGAGACAGAAAAGTTTAAAAATGAACTTAAGGAAGGTAAGGTTTTAGAAAATATTTTAGAGAGAGCTTTTGCACTATCTAGAGAAGCTGCTAGAAGACGTCTTAAGGAGAGGCCTTATGATGTACAGCTTATTGCGGGGCTTGTACTTCATCAGGGAAAAATAATAGAGATGAAGACTGGAGAAGGTAAAACTCTATCTTCTGTGCAGGCTGCATATCTTAATAGCTTAACAGGTGAGGGTGTTATTATTGTTACTGTTAATGATTATCTTGCAGAGCGTGATTCAAATTGGATGAAGCCAGTTTTTGAACTTTTAGGAGTGAGTGTTGGCGTTGTGTTATCTAACATGGATTCTGATAGGAGAAAGCTGGAATACAGTAAGGATATTACTTATGTTACAAATAATGAGCTTGGATTTGATTATTTAAGAGATAATATGCGCTTTGATGCATCTCAAAAATCTTTGAGAAGTTTTAATTATTGTATTATTGATGAAATTGATTCTATTTTAATTGATGAAGCCAGGACTCCTTTAATTATTTCGGGCTCTACTGAGGGAGATACTAAGGCTTACCTGGAAGTTAATTCTCTTGTTTCTTTACTAAAGGAATGCTCTAAAGATCCAAAAACGGGGGATTATCCTTTAGAGATTGATGATCTTGATGGAGATTATACGATTGATGAGAAGGGTAAGAGAATATCTTTTACGGCAAATGGTTTAAATAATCTTGAGAAAATTTTAATTTCAAAAGGTATCATTTCGGGGTCTATGTATGTTGATTCTAATTTTAATTATGTTCATTATATGACCCAAGCATTGAAAGCTCATTTGCTTTTTTTAAAGGACAGGGAATATATTGTTGGGGGTTCTGGTGTTGAGATTGTTGACGAGTTTACAGGTCGTATTTTGACGGGACGCAGGTACTCTGATGGATTGCATCAAGCTATTGAGGCTAAGGAAGGCGTTAGGGTTGCAAGTGAAAATAAAACTATGGCAACAATTACATTTCAGAATTTATTTCGAATGTTTAAAAAGATTTCCGGCATGACGGGTACGGCTGACACAGAGGCAAAGGAATTTCATAGAATATATAACCTTGATGTTGTGGTTGTACCTACTAATAGATTGGTAGCAAGAATAGATGAGGATGATGTTATTTATTACACTGAGGAATTTAAGTTTAACGCAATTACTGATGAGGTTTACGAGGCTTATAAGAGGGGGCAGCCTGTTCTTGTTGGGACTGTTTCTATTGAGAAATCTGAAATATTATCGTATATGTTTGGCAGGAAAGGCATTAAGCATGAAGTTCTTAATGCAAAAAATCATTTTCGTGAAGCTTTGATTATTGCTGAAGCAGGAGCGAAACATGCTGTTACAATTGCAACTAACATGGCTGGTCGGGGTACTGACATTAAGCTTGGGGGTAATCTTGAGCATCGAGCGCGTAAAAAGGTAGGTACAGGCGCAAGTATTGAAGAGCTTCAAAGAGCTATGCAAGATGAAAGGGAACAATATCTTAAAGATTATGAGGAAGTTAAAGACCTTGGTGGACTTTATGTTATTGGTAGTGAGAGACATGAGTCAAGGAGGATAGATAACCAGCTTAGAGGGCGAGGAGGAAGGCAGGGAGATCCGGGGAGATCAAGATTTTATGTATCTCTTGAGGATGATTTAATGCGTCTTTTTGCAGGTGATAATTTAAGAGCGTTAATGGGGAAGCTTGGGATGAACTCAGGCGAACCTATTGCACATTCCTTATTGACAAGATCTTTAGTGAATGCTCAAAAGCGTGTGGAGGATAGAAATTTTGAAATTAGAAAGCATCTTTTAGAGTATGATGACGTTATAACAAAGCATAGAGAGTTTATTTATGCTCAGAGAAACTCAATTCTTGAGGATGATAACATTAAGGAACGTCTTCTTTTGTCTTTAAGGGAGTATCTTGATTTTTTATTTGATAGTGTTAAAGGTGAAGTAGTTACGAGTTCTGTGATAAATGAAATAAATTTAATTTTTGCTTCTATGATGGAAAGTATTGGTTCTGTTGAGGGCATGAGTATTTTGGGTTTCAAAGATAAGTTAATGGAGATTGCAAAGTCTAATTTATTTGCAAAGGAAGATCTGATTGGATCAGAACTTTTGAATGAATTTTTAAGATACGAATATTTAAGAAATATTGATTCTAAATTTCAAGAGCATCTTTCAAATCTTGATTCTTTAAGAGAGTCAGTTTATCTTAGATCTTATGCTAATAAAAATCCAATTACTGAATACAAAGAAGAAGGTTTCGCAATTTTTAGTGAGCTTGTTAAAGATATTAAGGTTGACACTTTGAGGCGAGCTTTACAGATAAAAGTTGATGTTGATCCTAATGGTTATAAAAATAAGAAGTCTAAAAATATTAGCGCTACTCACAAAAAGTTTTCAAGTATCGTTTCTGGGAAGGAAGATGCTTCATCGGGGGGTCAAATAGTTAGAAGTACTCCAAAGATTGGAAGAAATGAGCCTTGTTATTGTGGAAGTGGGAAGAAATATAAAAATTGTCATGGAAGAAACTAA
- a CDS encoding superoxide dismutase has translation MFKLPELGYTYDALEPYIDIRTMEIHHTKHHNAYMVNLNSALEKTNINYFKDIENILKNIHRFPEEFQGVIRNNAGGYSNHILYFRILKPGNKDNILKNFEEEVKAIFGNLDNLKMALKDSAMKIFGSGWTWLVLHANKELQVISTPNQDSPLMGDYKPILGIDVWEHAYYLKYQNRRVDYLDAFFKVLNWEEVSRVYNEIIE, from the coding sequence ATGTTTAAGTTGCCAGAACTTGGTTATACTTATGATGCCTTAGAGCCTTATATTGATATTAGGACTATGGAGATTCACCATACCAAGCATCATAATGCATATATGGTGAATCTAAATTCTGCTCTTGAGAAGACAAATATAAATTACTTTAAAGATATTGAAAACATTTTAAAAAATATTCATCGGTTTCCTGAAGAATTCCAAGGGGTAATAAGAAACAATGCTGGTGGGTATTCTAATCATATTTTGTATTTTAGAATCTTGAAGCCTGGGAACAAAGATAATATTTTGAAAAATTTTGAAGAAGAGGTTAAAGCTATCTTTGGGAATCTTGATAATCTTAAGATGGCTTTAAAAGATTCAGCCATGAAGATTTTTGGAAGTGGTTGGACTTGGCTAGTTCTTCATGCAAATAAAGAATTGCAAGTAATATCAACACCAAATCAAGATAGCCCTTTAATGGGAGATTATAAGCCTATTTTAGGCATTGATGTTTGGGAGCATGCTTATTATCTTAAATACCAGAATAGAAGAGTTGATTATCTTGATGCGTTCTTTAAGGTTCTCAATTGGGAAGAGGTTTCAAGAGTATATAATGAAATAATAGAATAA
- a CDS encoding ABC transporter permease, translating to MNRDIIVSNIDRFFNFLVDNFSDSNGIGFTKIVILFYENLKDLFLFIPPVLFIIIICVLSFLFLKKRLALLIMLGFCFVLYFNLWEASMDTVSIIFVSVLFSVILGLPVGILGGYYPRFYIFLKPVLDLMQAMPPFIYLIPAIPFFGMGTSSAIFATIIFAMPPVIRYTRLGIVQVPGEVIEAAKSFGSSNIRILFQIQLPLSLQSIIEGINQSIMMAISMIVIAAMVGSSGLGRTVIYSVERLNFGEGLISGLAVVVIAIILDRIMQAIFIKFSYLNTDHYGVKKENKFKRFLEIYNK from the coding sequence ATGAATAGAGATATTATAGTTTCTAATATAGACAGATTTTTTAATTTTTTAGTTGACAATTTTTCAGATTCTAATGGCATAGGGTTTACAAAAATTGTGATTTTATTTTATGAAAATCTAAAAGATTTATTTCTTTTTATTCCTCCTGTTCTTTTTATTATTATCATTTGCGTTTTAAGTTTCTTGTTTTTAAAGAAAAGATTAGCATTATTGATTATGTTGGGATTTTGCTTTGTTTTGTATTTTAATCTTTGGGAAGCTTCAATGGATACGGTGTCAATTATTTTTGTGTCTGTACTCTTTTCGGTAATTCTTGGGCTTCCGGTAGGTATTTTAGGTGGGTATTATCCCAGATTTTATATATTTTTAAAACCTGTACTTGATTTGATGCAAGCAATGCCTCCGTTTATTTATTTAATACCAGCCATACCTTTTTTTGGTATGGGCACATCTTCAGCTATTTTTGCTACAATTATTTTTGCAATGCCTCCAGTTATTAGATATACAAGATTGGGAATTGTTCAAGTTCCAGGAGAAGTAATTGAGGCTGCAAAGTCTTTTGGCAGTAGTAATATTCGTATTCTTTTTCAAATTCAGCTACCATTGTCTCTTCAAAGCATAATAGAGGGGATTAATCAATCAATAATGATGGCAATATCTATGATAGTTATTGCGGCAATGGTTGGTTCATCGGGTCTTGGTAGGACTGTGATATATTCTGTTGAAAGATTGAATTTTGGTGAAGGTTTAATATCTGGGCTAGCTGTTGTGGTAATAGCCATTATTTTAGATAGGATAATGCAGGCTATTTTTATTAAATTTAGCTATTTAAATACTGACCATTATGGAGTAAAAAAAGAAAATAAATTTAAGAGATTTTTGGAAATATACAATAAATAA
- a CDS encoding ATP-binding cassette domain-containing protein, translating into MDKASVKIRNLYKTFSYNNNKKQIIKAIKNYEDGKNRSEIYKESSIFIANANITLDVYENEILVIMGMSGCGKSTFVRCLNGIYRIDAGSILVNNIEMNDINQKDLSALRKDKFAMVFQNFGLFPHMNVLRNVTYGLEVKHIPKKIRIQRAIDVLKLVGLEDSKYKYINELSGGMKQRVGIARALVVNPDILLMDEAFSALDPLIRGEMQDELLRLVAKLKKTVVFITHDLIEAFKLGNRIAFMRDGEIIQVGKPLQILANPSTDFIANFIKNLPVLNILKIKDIIKMNFGLNGDSDRYNVIIEREGDAFSLYNVDLNRKYSNLASLNLRLDDEIKSIVKYLNKLDYLIVRGDQDSIIGYIDVDELADLLSK; encoded by the coding sequence TTGGATAAGGCTAGCGTTAAAATTAGGAACCTTTATAAAACATTTTCTTATAATAATAATAAAAAACAAATAATTAAAGCAATAAAAAATTATGAAGATGGTAAGAATAGATCTGAGATTTATAAGGAATCTTCTATTTTTATTGCAAATGCAAATATTACTCTTGATGTTTATGAAAATGAAATTTTAGTTATTATGGGTATGTCAGGATGTGGTAAGTCTACTTTTGTTAGGTGTTTGAATGGTATATACAGGATAGATGCTGGATCTATTTTGGTGAATAATATTGAAATGAATGATATTAATCAAAAAGATCTCTCTGCTTTAAGAAAAGATAAATTTGCCATGGTATTTCAAAATTTTGGACTTTTTCCACATATGAATGTTTTAAGAAATGTAACTTATGGACTTGAAGTTAAGCATATTCCTAAAAAGATTAGGATACAGAGAGCTATTGATGTTTTAAAGCTTGTGGGTCTTGAAGATTCTAAGTATAAGTATATAAATGAGCTTTCAGGTGGCATGAAACAAAGAGTAGGCATAGCACGAGCTTTGGTTGTTAATCCCGATATACTCTTGATGGATGAGGCTTTCTCAGCTCTTGATCCTTTGATTAGGGGGGAGATGCAGGATGAACTTTTAAGATTGGTAGCCAAATTAAAAAAGACAGTCGTATTTATTACTCATGATTTAATTGAGGCTTTTAAGTTGGGCAATAGAATTGCTTTTATGAGAGATGGGGAAATTATTCAAGTGGGCAAGCCATTGCAGATATTGGCAAATCCGAGCACGGATTTTATAGCTAATTTTATTAAAAATCTTCCTGTGCTAAACATTTTAAAAATTAAAGATATTATTAAAATGAATTTTGGTCTTAATGGTGATTCTGATAGATATAATGTTATTATTGAAAGAGAAGGTGATGCCTTTAGTTTGTACAATGTAGATCTTAATAGGAAGTATAGTAACCTTGCTTCTTTAAATTTAAGGCTAGATGATGAGATTAAGAGTATTGTTAAATATTTAAATAAGTTGGATTATTTGATAGTAAGAGGGGATCAGGACAGCATTATTGGATATATCGATGTGGATGAGCTTGCTGACTTACTGTCAAAATAG
- the nagB gene encoding glucosamine-6-phosphate deaminase: MRLIIRPEYKDISKWIANYVAMRIKEFSPTRKKPFILGLPTGSSPLGMYKNLIEMNKLGKISFENVVTFNMDEYIGLDKNHPESYHSFMWNNFFSHVDIRNENVHILNGNASNLAKECEEYENKIKSYGGIMLFVGGIGPDGHIAFNEPGSSLQSRTRIKTLTQDTIIANSRFFENDINKVPKSALTVGVGTIMDSKEVMIIVNGYNKARALKHAIESGVNHMWTISALQLHTSAIIVSDEAATYELKVGTVKYFNDIEKDNFNNDI; the protein is encoded by the coding sequence ATGAGACTAATCATTAGGCCTGAATATAAGGATATTTCAAAATGGATTGCCAATTATGTAGCGATGAGAATAAAAGAATTCTCACCAACAAGAAAAAAGCCCTTCATTTTAGGTTTGCCAACGGGAAGCTCGCCACTTGGTATGTATAAAAACTTAATTGAAATGAATAAACTTGGGAAAATTTCATTCGAAAATGTAGTCACATTTAATATGGACGAATATATAGGCTTAGACAAAAATCATCCCGAGAGTTATCATTCATTTATGTGGAATAACTTTTTCTCACATGTAGATATAAGAAATGAAAATGTGCATATCTTAAATGGCAATGCTTCTAATCTTGCAAAAGAATGTGAAGAATATGAGAATAAAATTAAATCTTATGGTGGCATTATGCTCTTTGTGGGAGGAATTGGGCCTGATGGCCATATTGCTTTCAATGAGCCCGGTTCATCTCTTCAATCAAGAACAAGAATTAAGACTTTAACTCAAGATACAATTATTGCAAATTCAAGGTTCTTTGAAAATGATATTAACAAAGTTCCCAAAAGTGCCTTAACCGTGGGAGTAGGAACCATTATGGACTCAAAAGAAGTAATGATCATAGTAAATGGATACAATAAAGCAAGGGCATTAAAACATGCTATTGAGAGCGGTGTCAACCACATGTGGACAATCAGTGCACTCCAATTGCATACAAGCGCAATTATCGTCTCAGATGAAGCTGCGACATATGAACTTAAAGTCGGCACAGTAAAGTATTTCAATGACATTGAAAAAGATAACTTTAATAATGATATATAG
- the nagA gene encoding N-acetylglucosamine-6-phosphate deacetylase, whose product MKNFCLFNAKSVLTGHDKIENSAVLIKNGKIFDIVTADRLEKIDLKGYTMIDVKGNYITPGLYDNHIHGFYGYGTDQCSTDSILKMSQHLAEYGVVGFLPTLYPRPVDEMIATIKACSDAIGKEKGAKILGLHLEGPFFSPKKRGVHPISYLQKPSIKIMKEFMDAAGTFTDTFGRKRTNIVTMTVAPELKGMRELAMFCMENIITLQAGHTNATYENMLEGFQVGILHTTHFFNAMSKLDHRNPGATGAGLMHGDVSCEIIADGYHIHPKLFLMLRKLKDISKLILVTDGLTPTLQTSGKLIANGDEVYLKDDGLFHTVADDTIAGSSLTMIQGVKNLVEFGYSLSDAIQTSSYNPVKIINRGKKGLICHDYDANINVLDKDLNLKLTMIESKIIFNKL is encoded by the coding sequence ATGAAAAATTTTTGTTTATTTAATGCAAAATCTGTTCTTACAGGGCATGATAAAATAGAAAATTCAGCTGTCCTTATCAAGAATGGCAAAATTTTTGATATTGTAACAGCCGATAGACTTGAAAAGATTGACCTAAAAGGCTACACAATGATTGATGTTAAGGGCAACTACATAACACCTGGTCTTTACGATAATCACATACATGGATTTTACGGCTATGGAACTGATCAATGTTCAACAGATTCAATACTTAAAATGTCACAGCATCTAGCAGAGTACGGAGTAGTAGGATTCCTACCGACACTTTATCCACGCCCAGTTGATGAAATGATCGCAACAATCAAAGCATGCTCAGACGCAATAGGCAAAGAAAAGGGTGCAAAAATATTAGGACTCCACCTTGAGGGTCCCTTCTTCTCTCCCAAGAAAAGAGGTGTTCATCCTATCTCTTACCTCCAAAAACCAAGTATCAAAATCATGAAGGAATTCATGGATGCCGCTGGCACTTTTACAGATACCTTTGGACGAAAAAGAACTAATATCGTAACAATGACAGTCGCACCTGAGCTTAAGGGAATGAGAGAACTTGCAATGTTTTGCATGGAAAATATTATAACGCTTCAAGCAGGACATACCAACGCAACATATGAAAATATGCTTGAGGGATTTCAAGTGGGAATACTTCACACAACTCATTTTTTCAATGCCATGTCAAAACTTGATCACAGAAATCCAGGTGCAACAGGGGCAGGCTTAATGCATGGAGATGTTTCTTGTGAAATTATTGCTGATGGATACCATATTCATCCAAAACTCTTTTTAATGCTTAGAAAACTTAAAGACATAAGTAAACTAATTCTTGTAACCGACGGTTTAACACCAACACTACAGACATCTGGAAAATTAATCGCCAATGGAGACGAAGTTTATCTTAAAGATGATGGGTTATTTCATACTGTGGCGGACGATACAATAGCAGGCTCATCTCTTACAATGATACAAGGCGTTAAAAACTTAGTAGAATTCGGATATAGCTTAAGTGATGCTATTCAAACAAGTTCATATAATCCAGTAAAAATAATTAATCGTGGGAAAAAGGGATTAATATGCCATGATTATGATGCAAACATAAACGTCCTTGACAAAGATTTAAATTTAAAATTAACTATGATAGAGTCAAAAATAATATTTAATAAACTTTGA
- the fliD gene encoding flagellar filament capping protein FliD: MSSGFFVPGLDNKYNNKEIRESMLKGDKAKIDSSLQRLEDLEQEKSAWQMLNRKISTLNSLARQITSLNSPFNHMSGKSSDDDVLSMSARYGSKNETYRIDVNQLAGSDGFLSANFQQKELKIPMGNYTFLVGNKEIKFKNNGDIESLVKDINSRGKGFLSAKVVKSDNSGNSRLILQALKEGETNQLIMKDEALNLAKQIGILSELTTNFSPNLAEIINSQQNGSNKISLVKNSVILEPLSEISISIPENIEISGRSKLKFDIKYHDTDNEGVLNKIIFNPGKATFEDAKVEGEDSIINLGPDHKPPLQEKKYIQINMVKIHSNTGSVELPPVNVASDFEKVEVEIGALLDLKEINIENKGNNRVITVRNIEIFDPKNRDGYLPINAKSFAENAKLKFDEVDVERDSNTINDLIPNVTLNLKKTSENTIIAQVEPDYDGIKKLLLDFLVAYNEVLAEINIVSSNEDNSKGQKSDVLEELEYLSDEQREEAYKNLGILKAEFSLKTLKSRLESIIFNAYMTNDPNLSIISQIGVFTNSVSSSGGLSRYLKLDEKKFNEIIQSNINSVKELFAIDFNDDRVYDDGLAKALGDYLSPLVSSGGFIYNKIRSYDLKIPNQRNVVEDYKKKYEDREKKVEGELNTLDFTVKRMKEQEEVLKSFDLQRRNR, encoded by the coding sequence ATGTCTTCTGGATTTTTTGTTCCAGGGCTGGATAATAAATATAATAATAAAGAAATTCGTGAATCGATGCTTAAAGGCGATAAAGCCAAAATAGATTCATCTTTGCAAAGACTTGAGGATTTAGAGCAAGAAAAGAGTGCTTGGCAAATGCTTAACAGGAAAATTTCTACTTTAAATTCACTGGCACGACAAATTACGTCTCTTAATAGTCCTTTCAATCACATGTCGGGTAAATCTAGCGATGATGATGTGCTATCTATGTCTGCTCGTTATGGTTCTAAGAATGAAACTTATAGAATTGATGTTAATCAATTAGCAGGTTCAGATGGTTTTTTATCTGCGAATTTTCAGCAAAAGGAACTCAAGATTCCTATGGGGAACTATACATTTTTAGTTGGCAATAAAGAGATTAAGTTTAAAAATAATGGAGATATTGAGTCTCTTGTAAAAGATATTAATAGTAGAGGCAAGGGATTTTTATCTGCGAAGGTTGTCAAAAGTGATAATTCTGGGAATAGCCGATTGATTTTGCAGGCTTTAAAGGAAGGGGAAACTAATCAACTTATTATGAAGGATGAGGCTTTAAATCTTGCTAAACAAATAGGCATTTTAAGTGAGCTTACAACAAATTTTAGTCCTAATCTTGCAGAGATTATTAATAGTCAACAAAATGGTAGCAATAAGATATCTCTTGTTAAGAATAGTGTTATATTAGAGCCTCTCTCAGAGATTTCAATAAGTATTCCAGAAAATATTGAAATTAGTGGTAGAAGTAAACTTAAATTTGATATTAAGTATCATGATACTGATAATGAAGGTGTTTTAAATAAAATTATTTTTAATCCTGGTAAGGCTACTTTTGAGGATGCTAAGGTTGAGGGTGAAGATAGCATAATTAATCTTGGCCCTGATCATAAGCCTCCTTTGCAGGAAAAGAAGTATATTCAAATAAATATGGTAAAGATTCACAGCAATACAGGTTCTGTAGAGTTGCCTCCTGTAAATGTTGCAAGTGATTTTGAGAAGGTTGAGGTTGAAATTGGTGCACTTTTGGATTTAAAAGAGATCAATATTGAAAATAAAGGTAATAACAGGGTAATTACTGTTCGTAATATTGAGATTTTTGATCCAAAGAATAGAGATGGTTATTTGCCAATAAATGCAAAAAGCTTTGCAGAGAATGCAAAATTGAAATTTGATGAAGTTGATGTTGAGCGTGATTCAAATACTATTAATGATTTAATTCCCAATGTTACACTAAATTTAAAGAAGACATCAGAGAATACTATCATTGCTCAAGTTGAACCTGATTATGATGGAATCAAAAAACTTCTATTGGATTTCCTTGTAGCTTATAATGAAGTTCTTGCTGAGATTAATATTGTAAGTTCAAATGAAGATAATTCTAAGGGGCAGAAATCAGATGTGTTAGAGGAGTTAGAGTATTTAAGTGATGAGCAAAGGGAAGAAGCTTACAAGAATTTAGGGATCCTTAAAGCTGAATTTTCGTTAAAGACTCTTAAATCAAGGTTAGAATCAATCATATTTAACGCCTATATGACCAATGATCCTAATTTGTCAATAATTAGTCAAATAGGGGTGTTTACTAATTCCGTATCTTCATCTGGTGGGCTTTCTCGTTATTTAAAGCTTGATGAGAAGAAATTTAATGAAATAATACAGAGTAATATTAATTCAGTAAAGGAACTTTTTGCAATTGATTTTAATGATGATCGAGTGTATGATGATGGACTTGCTAAGGCACTTGGTGATTATTTATCTCCTTTGGTGAGTTCCGGAGGGTTTATTTATAATAAAATAAGGAGTTATGATCTTAAGATTCCCAATCAGAGAAATGTGGTTGAAGATTATAAAAAGAAATATGAAGATCGGGAGAAGAAGGTTGAAGGCGAGCTTAATACCTTAGATTTCACTGTAAAGCGGATGAAGGAACAAGAGGAAGTCCTTAAATCTTTTGACTTGCAGAGACGAAATAGGTAA
- a CDS encoding flagellin N-terminal helical domain-containing protein, protein MIINHNTSAINASRNNSINAANLSKTQEKLSSGYRINRASDDAAGMGVAGKINAQIRGLAQGSRNTSKAINFVQTTEGNLNELEGVLVRMKELAVQSGNGTYSDADRGSIQIEIEQLTDEINRIADQSQYNQMHMLSNKSSAQNVSTAEELGMQPAKINTPSSLTGAQASWTLRVHVGANQDEAIAVNIYAANVANLFAGEGNQVAQAAPAQAGAQQEGTPAAAAAPAQGGVNSPVNVTTTVDANMSLAKIENAIRMVSDQRANLGAFQNRLESIKSSTEYSIENLKASYAQIKDAAMTDEMVSSTTNSILTQSAMAMIAQANQVPQYVLSLLR, encoded by the coding sequence ATGATCATAAATCACAATACATCAGCTATTAATGCTTCAAGAAACAATAGCATTAATGCTGCTAATCTTAGCAAAACTCAGGAGAAACTTTCTAGTGGGTATAGAATTAATCGTGCATCTGATGATGCTGCTGGTATGGGTGTAGCTGGAAAGATTAATGCTCAGATTAGAGGATTAGCTCAGGGATCTAGAAATACTTCGAAAGCTATAAATTTCGTTCAAACTACTGAAGGAAATTTAAATGAATTAGAGGGTGTTTTGGTAAGAATGAAAGAGCTTGCAGTTCAATCTGGTAATGGTACTTATTCAGATGCAGACAGAGGTTCTATTCAGATTGAAATTGAGCAACTTACAGATGAAATTAACAGAATTGCTGATCAGTCTCAATACAACCAAATGCACATGTTGTCAAACAAGTCTTCTGCTCAAAATGTAAGTACAGCTGAAGAACTTGGAATGCAACCTGCAAAAATTAATACACCATCATCACTAACTGGTGCGCAAGCTTCATGGACATTGAGAGTACATGTGGGTGCAAATCAGGATGAGGCGATTGCTGTTAATATTTATGCTGCTAATGTTGCTAATCTTTTTGCGGGTGAGGGTAACCAGGTGGCTCAGGCAGCACCAGCACAGGCGGGAGCTCAGCAGGAAGGAACGCCAGCGGCTGCGGCAGCACCAGCTCAGGGAGGGGTTAATTCTCCAGTTAATGTTACAACTACTGTTGATGCTAATATGTCACTTGCGAAAATCGAGAATGCTATTAGAATGGTAAGTGATCAGAGAGCAAACCTTGGAGCTTTCCAAAATAGGCTCGAGTCTATTAAGAGTAGTACAGAGTACTCTATTGAAAACCTAAAAGCATCCTATGCTCAAATTAAAGATGCTGCAATGACAGATGAAATGGTTTCATCTACAACTAATAGTATTTTGACACAATCTGCGATGGCAATGATTGCGCAAGCAAATCAAGTGCCACAGTATGTATTATCATTACTTAGGTAA